Proteins encoded in a region of the Novibacillus thermophilus genome:
- a CDS encoding TIGR02680 family protein, with protein MTHVNKWMLNRAGLLNFWYYDEEIFQFSNGKLLLRGNNGSGKSVTMQSFIPVLLDGKKSPDRLDPFGSKARRMEDYLLGEKDVVDRDERTGYLFIEYKRTKTDQYVTTGIGLQAKRHKNMDFWGFVIFDNRRIGYDFNLYKTERHGGETRKVPLSRVELVNRIADGGVVVRTQSEYMQLVNKHIFGFASQEHYEDLIKLLIQLRSPKLSKDFKPTVIYEILEAALPPLSDDDLRPLSDTIEHMDQTKQQLEQLEREDRALKKLTDAYHTYNQYMLAEKASEAVHARHKWEQAEGRYEQLKAKHAELSQTIERLKGGIQGLEQDREVAEQEQTRLYNHDVWNLEGERENLESQWRTLQRDVEKKERQLDEQRRRELKYRDEQERKESEQDEIERSIEEKLEDLAVHAADAGFDRHEMNVADYARREEGRVFDFSIWKQEANRHYDTLRHVLDLLQDYESVKDRYRELSKDYADVMKEIDQLRHEEQEWRNVFEEERGTLEDAIHRWAKTHAFLPLSDEAMQQALRALYGLYESHAYEDVRRPLFDEAQSYRERLHTDIAQKKHERNELERQIKEWEETLHVWRSMKDPEPDVHEATRQSREKLKAAGVAFLPFYAAVEFQEHVNDAQRERIESALKQMGLLDALIAENELKVIHDKVLQPAPNVMAHSLADYLQPDVDDASPISAERVDQVLRSVLIADEAVTDGISLDENGEYSHGLIKGHAPPEQKVRFIGRTARERYRRDKIREAEEAIASLQTEKAGVEGAIDALEATVANVRKALDCFPEDSDLHTSFEHIRQTQLAVEQKTRQREQMDERLKAVDREYKTLKRAVEKETADIPFPLTREAFHDALAAMRQYEKILSELGNEELRRANVVQHIEHLKELIEQQAEEVDGLKGELNELTDRKQRTGMHLDSVRKQIEQMGADDIRRQISEVQQRLESIKSELESKRRELPEAEVALEQTDNNLATLDRERDFWKKLSCSWLDAYKKEVSTGFVDVKPAEDAWDQAAAVKKTLAPFYAQHERAKVSEWLTKAFYSEQPSLMEYRLSEYEERVKQPEWMDRDDWKDEHKHMLERWKQLTSRNYIELDYQGQRVSPYFVKRAVEDEMTRNKEYLKEQDRELYEEIILNSVGNMLRSRIQRAERWVKEMNSLMLKRDNSSGLTFSIQWKPRTAEAEEELDTKDLVELLRMNPRLLKDSDLDSVTRHFRSKIDRAKALADESRVGHTLHQVLKDVLDYRKWFSFILHYKRENEPKRELTNNAFYKFSGGEKAMAMYIPLFAAAYSRYREADDAAPYIISLDEAFAGVDENNIRDMFKVLEELDFNYIMNSQALWGDYDTVSELSICELVRPKNADYVTVIHYYWDGRERQYVPQTEMDAAKREIAATQ; from the coding sequence ATGACACACGTGAATAAGTGGATGCTAAACCGGGCAGGACTCCTCAACTTTTGGTATTACGACGAAGAAATTTTCCAATTCTCAAACGGCAAACTGCTGTTGCGCGGCAACAACGGTTCCGGGAAGTCGGTGACGATGCAAAGTTTTATTCCCGTGTTGCTAGACGGAAAAAAATCGCCGGACCGGCTCGATCCGTTCGGGTCCAAGGCAAGGAGAATGGAAGATTACTTGCTCGGAGAAAAAGATGTCGTCGACCGCGATGAACGCACCGGCTACCTTTTTATCGAATACAAGCGTACGAAGACGGATCAGTACGTGACGACGGGTATCGGTCTTCAGGCTAAACGGCACAAGAACATGGATTTTTGGGGGTTTGTCATATTCGACAACCGTCGCATCGGATACGACTTCAACCTTTACAAAACAGAACGCCACGGCGGGGAAACGCGCAAAGTCCCCCTTTCCCGCGTCGAACTGGTCAACCGGATTGCAGACGGCGGTGTTGTCGTTCGGACGCAAAGCGAGTACATGCAGCTCGTCAATAAACACATTTTCGGCTTCGCGTCACAGGAACATTACGAAGACCTGATCAAACTGTTGATTCAATTGCGCAGTCCAAAGCTCTCCAAAGATTTTAAACCGACCGTCATTTACGAAATTCTCGAAGCGGCTTTGCCGCCCCTTTCGGATGACGACTTGCGCCCCTTGTCGGACACAATTGAACATATGGATCAAACGAAACAGCAACTGGAACAGTTGGAACGCGAAGACCGGGCGCTCAAAAAACTGACGGACGCTTATCATACGTACAACCAATACATGTTGGCAGAAAAAGCGTCGGAAGCAGTCCACGCACGACACAAATGGGAACAAGCAGAAGGGCGCTACGAACAGTTGAAAGCAAAGCACGCTGAACTCTCGCAAACCATTGAACGGCTGAAAGGGGGCATTCAGGGGCTGGAGCAAGACAGGGAAGTGGCGGAACAAGAACAAACACGGCTGTACAATCACGACGTGTGGAATCTCGAAGGGGAAAGGGAAAACCTGGAAAGCCAATGGCGTACTCTACAACGGGACGTGGAAAAAAAAGAGAGGCAGCTGGACGAGCAAAGGCGCCGCGAGCTTAAATACCGCGACGAACAAGAGAGAAAAGAAAGCGAGCAGGACGAAATCGAACGCAGCATCGAGGAGAAACTGGAAGACCTGGCCGTCCATGCCGCAGACGCCGGGTTCGACCGACATGAAATGAACGTGGCGGACTACGCCCGCCGCGAGGAGGGGAGGGTATTTGACTTCTCGATTTGGAAGCAGGAGGCCAACCGTCATTACGATACACTCCGACACGTGTTAGACTTGCTGCAAGACTATGAAAGTGTAAAAGATCGCTACCGGGAATTAAGTAAAGATTACGCCGACGTGATGAAGGAGATTGACCAGCTGCGCCATGAAGAACAAGAGTGGCGGAACGTTTTTGAAGAGGAGCGGGGCACACTGGAGGATGCGATTCACCGTTGGGCCAAGACTCACGCTTTTTTGCCTTTATCCGACGAAGCGATGCAACAGGCGTTGCGGGCGCTTTACGGTTTGTACGAGTCCCACGCCTACGAAGACGTCCGTCGCCCCTTGTTTGACGAGGCCCAGTCGTACCGCGAAAGGCTGCACACGGACATCGCGCAGAAAAAGCACGAACGGAACGAGCTGGAGCGGCAAATCAAAGAGTGGGAAGAAACGTTACACGTCTGGCGTTCAATGAAAGATCCTGAGCCGGACGTCCATGAGGCGACGCGGCAATCCCGGGAAAAGCTGAAAGCGGCCGGGGTGGCGTTCCTGCCCTTTTACGCGGCGGTCGAGTTTCAGGAACACGTGAACGATGCTCAGAGAGAGCGCATTGAATCGGCTTTGAAACAAATGGGACTGCTTGACGCGTTAATCGCCGAGAATGAACTAAAGGTTATACACGACAAAGTCCTTCAGCCCGCACCGAATGTGATGGCCCATTCTCTGGCAGACTATTTGCAGCCCGACGTTGACGATGCGTCCCCGATCTCAGCCGAACGAGTCGATCAAGTGCTGCGCAGTGTACTCATAGCGGATGAAGCCGTTACTGACGGCATTTCCCTTGACGAAAACGGGGAGTATTCGCACGGGCTTATTAAAGGTCATGCACCGCCGGAGCAAAAGGTGCGTTTCATCGGGCGCACGGCGCGGGAGCGCTACCGCCGTGATAAAATACGTGAAGCCGAAGAAGCGATCGCTTCCTTACAAACAGAAAAAGCCGGTGTCGAGGGTGCGATTGACGCGTTGGAAGCGACTGTCGCAAACGTGAGGAAAGCGCTGGACTGTTTTCCCGAGGATTCCGATTTACACACGAGCTTTGAACACATACGCCAAACACAGTTGGCCGTTGAACAGAAAACGCGCCAGCGGGAGCAGATGGACGAGCGGTTAAAAGCGGTGGACCGGGAGTACAAGACGTTAAAGCGGGCGGTTGAGAAAGAGACGGCTGACATCCCCTTTCCACTCACGAGAGAAGCGTTTCACGATGCGCTGGCGGCCATGCGGCAATACGAAAAAATCCTCAGCGAGTTAGGCAACGAAGAGTTGCGGCGAGCAAACGTTGTGCAACATATCGAACATCTCAAGGAACTCATTGAACAGCAGGCGGAAGAAGTCGACGGGTTGAAGGGAGAGCTGAACGAACTCACTGACCGGAAACAGCGAACCGGCATGCACCTCGACAGTGTGCGCAAGCAGATCGAGCAGATGGGGGCGGACGACATCCGCAGGCAAATTAGCGAGGTTCAACAGCGCCTGGAAAGTATTAAATCAGAGTTGGAGTCGAAACGGCGCGAACTTCCGGAAGCGGAGGTCGCTTTGGAACAGACCGACAACAACTTGGCCACTTTGGACAGAGAACGGGACTTTTGGAAAAAATTGAGCTGTTCATGGCTAGACGCTTACAAGAAAGAAGTCTCGACGGGTTTCGTGGACGTTAAACCGGCTGAAGATGCGTGGGACCAGGCGGCAGCCGTGAAAAAGACGTTGGCTCCGTTTTACGCGCAACATGAACGGGCGAAAGTGAGCGAATGGCTGACGAAGGCTTTTTACAGCGAACAGCCGAGCTTGATGGAATACCGCTTATCCGAGTATGAAGAGCGGGTGAAACAGCCGGAGTGGATGGACAGAGACGACTGGAAAGACGAACACAAACATATGCTTGAACGGTGGAAGCAGTTGACTTCCCGCAATTACATTGAGTTAGACTACCAAGGGCAGCGGGTCAGTCCGTATTTTGTCAAACGGGCTGTTGAGGACGAAATGACCCGCAACAAGGAGTATTTAAAAGAACAGGATCGCGAGCTGTACGAAGAAATCATTTTGAACTCTGTCGGCAACATGTTGCGCAGCCGCATTCAGCGTGCCGAACGATGGGTGAAAGAGATGAACAGTTTAATGCTCAAGCGCGACAATTCCTCCGGGTTGACGTTTTCGATACAGTGGAAACCGCGGACGGCGGAGGCGGAGGAAGAATTGGACACGAAGGATTTAGTCGAGCTGTTGCGCATGAATCCCCGGCTGTTAAAAGACTCGGACTTGGACAGCGTTACCCGCCATTTCCGCTCCAAGATCGACCGGGCCAAGGCGTTGGCCGATGAAAGCAGGGTCGGCCATACATTGCACCAGGTGCTTAAAGATGTGCTCGATTACCGCAAGTGGTTTTCGTTCATTTTGCATTACAAGCGGGAGAATGAACCGAAGCGAGAGCTGACGAACAACGCGTTTTACAAGTTCAGCGGAGGGGAAAAGGCGATGGCGATGTACATTCCCCTTTTTGCCGCTGCTTACTCGCGTTACAGAGAAGCCGATGACGCGGCGCCTTACATTATTTCGTTGGATGAAGCGTTTGCCGGCGTAGACGAGAATAACATTCGGGATATGTTCAAAGTACTGGAGGAGCTCGACTTTAACTACATCATGAATTCCCAAGCGCTTTGGGGCGACTATGACACTGTGAGCGAACTCTCTATTTGCGAGCTCGTGCGGCCGAAAAATGCGGATTACGTTACCGTCATTCACTACTATTGGGACGGACGTGAGAGACAGTACGTGCCGCAGACCGAAATGGATGCGGCAAAAAGAGAAATAGCGGCAACACAGTAG
- a CDS encoding TIGR02679 family protein — MTELSSVEEAVRFFREEPGFDRLFRLFKKKCESLGRVGGSVKLSQFTEAELRSIANFYGTSYDTFVEKDMVRLKGFEQQLQKTRFEGVALHELLETYFGERLMSNKMKREQERAEVRAFFAKCADMYPAIVEWIVHVLQKPADARFIYNLERENRDRLQKMIACVAKAMSQLPGKGEAERLPLFAQRVTGNPHAFDVQGEQGRLFLHALAVHRARKEGEAVRMPNGSEEMNDLLQYAGLLRDDLHNFVTCAGLLAETARGVHPVWREAALSYTVWHVPVRELVKTVSIYPYRGRHVWIVENSGVYSAILDACPEAPIVCTHGQFKLATWLLLDRITRHNVVLYYSGDYDPEGLRMAQNLKDRYREHIQFWRMDVENYRSTKPQKKVGQDRLKKLERITHPELLPVASEMKRLQAAGYQEALTDSFIHDIRCSL, encoded by the coding sequence ATGACAGAGCTGTCTTCCGTTGAGGAAGCTGTTCGTTTTTTTCGTGAAGAACCAGGATTCGATCGGTTGTTTCGTCTGTTTAAAAAGAAATGCGAATCTCTTGGGCGTGTCGGCGGTTCCGTTAAACTGTCGCAGTTCACTGAAGCGGAATTGCGGTCCATCGCCAATTTTTACGGCACCTCTTACGACACGTTCGTCGAAAAGGACATGGTGCGTTTAAAAGGGTTTGAACAGCAGCTGCAAAAGACACGTTTCGAAGGTGTGGCATTGCACGAGCTGTTGGAGACGTATTTCGGCGAACGGCTCATGTCAAATAAAATGAAACGGGAACAAGAGCGAGCAGAGGTTCGCGCCTTTTTCGCCAAATGCGCTGACATGTATCCCGCCATTGTCGAGTGGATCGTTCATGTGTTACAAAAGCCTGCCGATGCACGATTTATTTACAATCTCGAACGGGAGAACCGCGACCGGTTGCAAAAGATGATCGCGTGTGTTGCCAAGGCCATGTCCCAATTGCCTGGGAAAGGAGAGGCCGAGCGGCTGCCGCTTTTTGCCCAACGCGTGACTGGTAACCCCCATGCATTTGATGTACAAGGGGAACAAGGAAGACTGTTCCTTCACGCCCTCGCCGTTCACCGGGCGCGGAAGGAAGGCGAAGCAGTGCGCATGCCGAACGGAAGTGAGGAAATGAACGATTTGTTACAGTACGCAGGGCTTTTGCGGGATGATTTGCACAACTTTGTCACGTGTGCGGGTCTGTTGGCAGAAACGGCCAGAGGGGTTCATCCGGTGTGGCGCGAAGCGGCATTGTCTTACACCGTTTGGCACGTTCCGGTGCGGGAACTAGTCAAAACCGTGAGCATTTACCCGTACAGGGGACGTCATGTGTGGATCGTGGAAAATTCCGGAGTGTATTCAGCCATACTCGATGCGTGTCCGGAAGCGCCGATTGTATGTACGCACGGGCAGTTTAAATTAGCGACTTGGTTACTGCTGGACCGGATAACGCGACATAATGTTGTACTTTATTATTCCGGTGATTACGATCCGGAAGGACTTAGAATGGCGCAAAACCTGAAAGACCGCTATCGGGAACACATTCAATTTTGGCGCATGGATGTGGAGAATTACAGAAGCACCAAGCCGCAAAAAAAGGTTGGCCAGGATCGTTTAAAAAAATTAGAGCGGATTACCCACCCGGAACTGTTACCCGTTGCCAGCGAGATGAAGCGGTTGCAAGCAGCCGGGTATCAAGAAGCTTTAACCGATAGCTTTATTCACGATATAAGGTGTTCACTCTAA
- a CDS encoding thioredoxin domain-containing protein encodes MGCLTLQRSDRVREPNRLIHEKSPYLLQHADNPVDWYPWGEEAFERAENEDKLIFLSIGYSTCHWCHVMERESFEDDEVAERLNRDYIAVKVDREERPDIDHVYMTVCQLMTGQGGWPLTVILTPDQKPIFAGTYFPKESKWGRAGLLDILEQIAEKWRQERDSVQRTGNQIANAVVPHFDVQAYGDLDPEVLHEAYRQYDAQFDETYGGFGPEPKFPSPHNVIFLLRYYKQTGEKRALDMAEKTLDGMYRGGMYDHIGFGFSRYATDEKWLVPHFEKMLYDNAMLAYTYLEAYQVTHKHLYREVAEQIFTYVLRDMTDSKGGFFSAEDADSEGVEGKFYVWTPDEVKQVLGPDTGELVCDYYGITEGGNFEGKSIPNLIGRSLEAFATSAGMSAEMWQNRLHDAREKLFRHREQRIHPHKDDKILTSWNGLMIAALAKGAKVLQNTAYREAAEKAARFLLTRLRQDDGRLLARYRDGEAAHPAYLDDYAFLVWGLHELYEATWNVTYLREAVRLNEEMLRLFWDDAQGGCFFTARDSEALLARPKEIHDGAIPSGNSVAAYNLVRLAHLTGSATLQKKAEQQVQAFAEEVRRVPTATAFFLTAVQLAAGPMRMVVIAGERGSPAAEDMLTAAQQAYVPGDLLVFHPPGEAGRAIEAIAPSVKGQRMRQGQATAYVCENYACQEPVTDVGWFKRQLQM; translated from the coding sequence ATGGGGTGCTTAACCTTACAAAGGAGTGATCGAGTGCGAGAACCGAATCGTTTAATCCATGAAAAATCTCCCTACCTTCTGCAACACGCCGACAACCCTGTCGATTGGTATCCGTGGGGTGAAGAAGCGTTCGAGAGAGCCGAAAACGAGGACAAGCTCATCTTCCTCTCCATCGGTTATTCCACTTGCCACTGGTGCCACGTCATGGAACGGGAGTCGTTTGAGGACGACGAAGTAGCGGAACGGCTGAACCGCGATTACATTGCGGTCAAAGTAGACCGGGAAGAGCGACCGGACATTGACCACGTGTATATGACGGTTTGCCAGTTGATGACAGGGCAGGGCGGCTGGCCGCTCACCGTCATCTTGACACCGGACCAAAAGCCGATTTTCGCCGGTACGTACTTTCCCAAAGAGAGCAAGTGGGGTCGGGCGGGCCTCTTGGACATTTTAGAACAGATCGCGGAGAAATGGCGTCAAGAGCGGGACAGCGTCCAACGGACCGGGAATCAAATAGCGAATGCGGTCGTTCCGCACTTTGACGTGCAGGCGTACGGCGACCTCGATCCAGAAGTGCTGCACGAGGCGTACCGGCAATACGACGCGCAGTTTGACGAAACGTACGGCGGGTTCGGACCGGAACCGAAGTTCCCCTCGCCGCACAACGTGATCTTTTTGCTTCGGTACTATAAGCAGACGGGCGAGAAACGAGCCCTCGACATGGCGGAAAAGACCCTCGACGGCATGTACCGCGGTGGGATGTACGACCATATCGGGTTCGGGTTCTCCCGCTATGCGACAGACGAGAAATGGCTCGTACCCCACTTTGAAAAAATGCTGTACGACAACGCCATGCTGGCGTACACATACTTGGAAGCGTACCAAGTGACACACAAACACCTGTACAGAGAAGTAGCGGAACAAATTTTCACGTACGTGCTTCGGGATATGACAGACTCAAAAGGCGGTTTTTTCTCAGCGGAAGACGCCGATTCTGAAGGGGTTGAGGGGAAATTTTACGTGTGGACGCCGGATGAGGTGAAGCAAGTGCTCGGCCCCGATACAGGAGAGCTCGTGTGTGACTACTACGGCATCACAGAAGGAGGAAATTTCGAAGGGAAGAGCATTCCGAATCTCATCGGGCGGTCGTTGGAGGCCTTTGCGACTTCCGCCGGAATGTCAGCAGAAATGTGGCAAAACCGGTTGCACGACGCCCGGGAGAAACTGTTCCGACACCGCGAGCAGCGCATCCATCCGCACAAGGACGACAAAATCCTCACCTCGTGGAACGGCCTGATGATTGCCGCGCTGGCGAAAGGGGCAAAAGTGTTACAGAACACGGCTTACAGGGAGGCCGCAGAAAAGGCGGCTCGCTTCTTGCTCACACGGCTGCGTCAGGACGACGGCCGACTGCTTGCCCGGTACCGGGACGGGGAAGCGGCTCACCCCGCTTACCTCGACGACTACGCTTTCCTCGTCTGGGGCTTGCACGAACTGTACGAAGCGACGTGGAACGTGACGTATCTGCGGGAAGCCGTTCGCTTGAATGAAGAGATGCTGCGCTTGTTCTGGGATGACGCACAAGGCGGCTGCTTTTTCACCGCTCGAGACAGTGAAGCGCTGCTGGCACGGCCGAAAGAGATACACGACGGCGCCATACCGTCGGGCAACTCTGTCGCCGCGTACAACCTAGTACGCCTGGCCCACTTGACCGGCAGTGCCACGCTGCAAAAAAAAGCGGAACAACAGGTGCAGGCGTTTGCCGAGGAGGTCCGACGCGTCCCCACTGCGACTGCCTTTTTCTTAACGGCTGTGCAGCTTGCTGCGGGGCCGATGCGAATGGTCGTCATTGCCGGAGAGCGGGGGTCCCCTGCCGCAGAAGACATGCTCACTGCAGCGCAACAGGCGTACGTACCGGGCGACCTGCTCGTGTTCCATCCCCCCGGTGAGGCTGGCAGAGCCATTGAAGCGATCGCGCCGAGTGTAAAAGGACAACGCATGCGACAAGGCCAGGCGACCGCTTACGTGTGTGAAAACTACGCCTGCCAGGAGCCGGTCACAGACGTCGGCTGGTTCAAACGACAACTGCAAATGTAA
- a CDS encoding glutaredoxin family protein, with product MHKVIVYSRPHCIECNVLKKFLKDYQIEYENRNCSTNPEYLEEVKKMGFLGVPVTVVDGEAVQGLQPEKILELLNMSPKENHLT from the coding sequence TTGCACAAAGTCATCGTCTACTCCAGGCCGCACTGCATTGAGTGCAACGTCTTGAAAAAATTTTTGAAGGATTACCAGATAGAGTACGAAAACCGCAATTGCAGCACCAATCCCGAGTACCTCGAGGAAGTAAAGAAAATGGGTTTTCTCGGCGTCCCTGTGACTGTCGTGGACGGGGAAGCGGTACAAGGGCTACAACCGGAAAAAATTTTAGAACTGCTCAACATGTCGCCAAAAGAAAACCACCTGACGTAA
- a CDS encoding competence protein ComK: MHHAVERFLMDGSACIPRNCTDVGDQLMLLLTSGKRECIKMTVRTFLKQSVAYFGNDLAALRKIYGQVIGKRYQVPLPLTEQLTLVPFKVRKPIGRQGAHGWFVAEHIRGLKRRSKVSTTIDVDGGHDILCLQSLESCEQQLRHVMLVKNHYMALHRHSVIVREAGPSFSYPFTRLFRKEGENGSSMKGWAGVSDDPSEICRHGLTHRPLKIR, encoded by the coding sequence ATGCATCACGCAGTCGAACGCTTTCTTATGGACGGAAGTGCTTGTATTCCACGCAACTGTACAGATGTCGGGGATCAATTAATGCTCTTGTTGACTTCCGGAAAAAGAGAATGCATCAAAATGACGGTGCGGACGTTTTTGAAACAGTCAGTTGCCTATTTCGGTAATGACCTCGCCGCTTTGCGCAAAATTTACGGACAAGTGATCGGAAAGCGGTACCAAGTACCGCTGCCGCTGACAGAACAGCTGACACTTGTGCCGTTCAAGGTGCGGAAGCCCATTGGACGGCAAGGGGCACACGGTTGGTTTGTCGCCGAACACATCCGGGGCTTAAAGCGGAGGTCAAAGGTCAGCACAACGATTGATGTGGATGGAGGTCACGACATTCTCTGTCTGCAGTCATTGGAAAGCTGCGAACAACAACTGCGCCACGTCATGCTCGTCAAAAATCACTATATGGCATTACATCGTCATTCTGTCATCGTACGGGAAGCGGGGCCGAGCTTCTCTTATCCGTTTACCCGCCTCTTTCGGAAAGAAGGTGAGAACGGGTCAAGCATGAAGGGGTGGGCAGGCGTTAGCGACGATCCTTCCGAAATCTGTCGCCATGGACTAACGCATCGACCGCTAAAAATCAGATGA
- a CDS encoding electron transport protein: MSIKRISVWTLSLSGIVIVGIALYTLIQEPEFGYTPSLDQVLNVDRRPVERTSGNGISPVSHEEQEIEVTPRLLEMGRKAFYEETFGNEVFFTDIMGQMDGPINFVSIGKAVGKLRGKGTSNLQIELSDDVTVGGQTFKRGTLIDTGIDVPKGSYRPLGIVTKVTREGLKAGMTCAACHATVDNRTGKVIEGAPNSDLNAGLLMAFATNSAAYFRHTDVNPEEIAQLKKHLDRLDGSEAKEKVLPDVKQFEDAVDRTLMSWPAGNFDSTIDLEANPAQIPDSFTFGDFPYGWSGFASAGPFHGLSTFNNNVHATNSDTLTTADQSEALFGIDTDVYYGTVLQNAANKRYRYTGGNQRPSDFFKAIDPTPGVPGVVQAVPAPTFPKGSVVSPDALIVSDPGDQINEKNNAEAAWQNSLKPPRTWKDAERVRQGRDVFARAGCIRCHAGETLTNNTVISAVEIGTQPSRAKALQKLPKTFADPKMWDKNARAPVDSKAEVLRVPTDHIPSAERRLAYAQDGVGGYKVPSLVGLHVTAPYLHDGGVAAGPQAVEWTEDEGYIPRIREELGLTGTVLKGRSPDVENSLAALVDRGIRREVVRNNRASDRLATSNVTGAGHAYWVDSEAGFTPEEQKALVEYLMSLDGS, from the coding sequence ATGTCAATCAAACGGATCTCTGTATGGACCCTTTCCTTAAGTGGAATTGTCATCGTCGGCATCGCTTTGTACACGTTGATCCAGGAGCCGGAGTTCGGCTATACGCCTTCCCTCGATCAAGTGCTGAATGTTGACAGAAGGCCTGTAGAACGAACGTCCGGAAACGGCATCTCTCCCGTATCACACGAGGAACAGGAGATCGAGGTCACGCCCCGCCTGTTAGAAATGGGGCGAAAGGCGTTTTACGAAGAGACGTTTGGCAATGAAGTGTTTTTCACAGATATCATGGGACAAATGGACGGCCCGATCAATTTTGTCAGCATCGGAAAAGCAGTGGGGAAATTGCGGGGGAAAGGCACGTCCAACTTGCAGATCGAATTGTCGGACGACGTCACGGTTGGCGGCCAAACGTTCAAAAGAGGAACGCTCATCGACACAGGGATCGATGTGCCAAAAGGGTCTTACCGTCCACTCGGCATCGTGACGAAAGTGACGCGGGAAGGTTTGAAAGCAGGCATGACGTGTGCCGCTTGCCACGCCACCGTCGACAACAGGACGGGAAAGGTCATCGAAGGGGCACCGAACAGCGATTTGAACGCCGGCCTGTTGATGGCGTTCGCGACTAATTCGGCCGCCTACTTTCGCCATACGGACGTCAACCCGGAAGAGATAGCCCAGTTAAAAAAACACTTGGACCGGCTGGACGGCAGTGAGGCGAAGGAAAAGGTTTTGCCAGATGTGAAGCAGTTTGAGGACGCGGTCGACCGGACATTAATGTCGTGGCCGGCGGGAAACTTCGATTCGACCATCGACTTAGAGGCCAACCCGGCACAAATTCCGGATTCCTTTACATTCGGCGATTTTCCATACGGGTGGAGCGGGTTTGCTTCTGCCGGGCCGTTTCACGGCTTGAGTACATTTAACAACAATGTGCACGCCACCAACTCCGATACGCTGACGACGGCGGATCAGAGTGAGGCGCTGTTCGGGATTGACACGGACGTTTACTACGGGACGGTCTTGCAAAACGCGGCAAACAAACGGTACCGCTATACCGGCGGAAACCAGCGCCCGTCCGACTTCTTCAAAGCCATCGATCCTACCCCGGGGGTGCCGGGGGTCGTACAGGCAGTCCCCGCTCCCACATTTCCGAAAGGGTCTGTCGTCAGTCCCGACGCTCTCATCGTCAGCGACCCCGGCGATCAAATCAATGAGAAGAACAACGCCGAAGCCGCCTGGCAAAACAGTTTAAAACCGCCCCGGACCTGGAAAGATGCAGAACGCGTGCGACAGGGGCGAGATGTGTTCGCCCGGGCTGGGTGTATTCGCTGTCACGCCGGGGAAACGTTGACGAACAACACAGTCATCTCAGCTGTCGAGATCGGGACGCAGCCGTCTCGGGCCAAAGCGTTGCAAAAGTTGCCGAAAACGTTCGCCGACCCGAAAATGTGGGACAAAAACGCGCGAGCCCCGGTTGACAGCAAAGCCGAAGTACTGCGCGTCCCGACGGATCACATCCCCTCGGCCGAACGCCGTCTGGCGTACGCCCAGGACGGCGTAGGGGGTTACAAAGTCCCGAGTCTCGTCGGCCTTCACGTGACGGCTCCTTACTTACACGACGGGGGAGTGGCGGCAGGTCCGCAAGCTGTCGAGTGGACAGAGGACGAAGGGTACATCCCCCGAATAAGGGAAGAGCTCGGATTGACCGGGACGGTACTTAAAGGCAGGTCGCCCGATGTCGAAAACAGTCTGGCCGCACTCGTGGACCGGGGGATCAGGCGTGAGGTCGTGCGGAACAACCGGGCATCGGACCGCCTGGCGACCTCTAACGTCACCGGAGCAGGACACGCGTACTGGGTGGACAGTGAAGCCGGGTTTACGCCCGAGGAACAAAAGGCACTGGTGGAGTACTTGATGTCTCTGGACGGATCGTAA